A window of Bdellovibrionota bacterium genomic DNA:
ATAATCCTGGGCTATTTACAATGGCCGCCAGCAGTGAGCATTCAGGTAAATCCAATTCAGTGAGTGGTTTTCCAAAATAATATTCTGCAGCCGCTCCAAATCCTCGAATTTGAAAAGAACCGTTTTGCCCCATATAAATTTCATTGATGTAGGCCTCTAGGATGTCATCTTTTGAGGATTTTGTTTCAATGAGAAGTGCCATGAAAACTTCTTTGAATTTTCTAGAGAAAGTTCTTTCATGAGTTAAGAAATAATTTTTCACGAGCTGTTGCGTGATGGTTGATCCGCCTTGAACCACTTTTCCAGAAACCGTATTTCGTAAAAAAGCTCTTGCGATTCCGATGACGCTGATGCCTTGATGTTCTAAAAACTTTTGATCTTCAATGGCGAGAAGGGCGTTCAAGCAAATTGGCGGAGCATCACCCAGCTGTACCATACTTCTCATGATAGGTTCTTTGCCGTAAAACTGAGCGAAAAGTACGGGCTCAAGTTCGGTCAGCGTAATAGCCGTGGAATCCACATCATACACGTCGATAATTATATTTTCAGCAGAGAGTGCAATGGTGTGCGTGCCTGAAGATTTTTTAAGGACAATGCATTTTTCAACTCCATCTTCCATATCGCGAAGTCGCTCTTCACAGAGTTCTTTGGGCCAGAGAGAGTAATCGTGTTCTGCGAGGGCTTGAGAAGCCTCGCGCTGTCTGAATCCCGCAGTTTTTAAAGCATCGATGATTTCGCTGGGACTGGCCCTTACCCCTTTGAAATATTTTATGGGTGCGGAATAAAATTCTAAAGGAGGGGAGAATCGTTTTTTTTGCAGTTGAGTATCAATTTGACTATTGAGAGCGAGAATCCAACTTATAAAAAGTGAAGTGATGATGACAAGCGTCGCGCCCGCGCCGATAGCAACGTACTTTCGTTTGATGTTTTTTGCCCATTCATAATTTTTTAAAATGGGCTCATTCCATCTTGATGATGGTTTGTTTTCATTGTCGCTTGACATAACTGTCTATACTCCGCTCTAGTAATGTTATGAAATTATCAAATCATCAATTAGAAGTCATGGTTAATCGAGTTTTCCAATTTTGGAAGCAAAAAAACATCGCCACTTTCAAAGTCGACGAAAAGGTAGCTTTCAAAAGAGCAGTTGAAGTTCTCAAAAATGAATTCGAAAAAGAAAAACAAATTGAACTCGAAGCTCGCACCATGGTGGAGAGCCTTGAAAAACAAAATCCAGACATGGAGCCTCACAAGATGTTTTTGATGATCAAAAAGAAGCTCGCTAAAGATAAAGGACTCGTTTTATGATGCTTTCAGATGATAGAAAATCCCATTTTGCCCATCTTTTGTGCGATACGCTTTATGATGATGATTTAGTGGATTTTACGGAAGATGCCGTGGCACTGAGACATGCGAAAGACGGAATCGATGCTTTCCTAAATGAACTCGAAGCGATTGATGGCTCGGTCCGCACTAAAATTCTATCACTTAAACGTGGAGTGGTGGAAGGTAGCCCGGAATGGGATACGATGTACAGAAAGTACTACGAAGAAGAAATCCAAAGAAAAAACAAAGCATAGCAGTATTTTAGAGGGCTTAGCCATCTATAGACTTGACTCATATAAGCTACACTTCTACTCTTTCCGTAATTAGTAAGTACTGAATGAACGCGGGACAAGCGTAGAGGGTTTTATGAAATCATTTTTTGTTCTTTTGTTAACGATCGTTTCTGCTCAGACCTTTGCGGGTGATATTAACTGGTCTGGTAAATATCAAATCGAATCTCAACTTTTGAAAAATCCAAATTTAGGGAAAAGCGAAAGAGAATACTCTTACTTCAACCATCACTTGGTTTTAAATCCTCACATCATCGCAGCAGACGGAATCACGATTCATTCAAGATTTGATATCTTCAATAATTCTGATTACCCAAATTCGCAATTCGGAGAATTCTTTGGTGGTTCAGAAACTCCTTCAGAGAAAAAAGCAGCAACTGGTGAATTGGAATCCGAAACTTTAGCGGTGACAGAACTTTACTTAACTTGGACTCAGCAGTTCGGTTCACTCTTGGCGGGTAGAGCGCCGGTACAATTCGGTTTGGGAATTACACACAATGCGGGCAATGGAGAGTTTGATCACTGGTTTGATAGAAAAGATCTTGTTGGTTACAAATTCGTCATGGGCAATATGTTCTTTATGCCGATGTACGGAAAAGTGAACGAAGGTGACGCAGAAACTGACGATGATATTCGTGATTACATGTTGCACTTTGGATATGAGAATCTAGATACGGATTTAGAAATTGGTTTGTTCTTCCAACAAAGAAAAGCAAATCCTGCTGGAAATGATCTAGCTTTACCAACGCCACCAACAGATATTTATAACGACTCTGCAAACACTGACGGAACATCTAACTATAGCGTTAAGACTTATAACTTATACGTGAAAAAGAAAAATGGTCCGTTCAATGTTGGGATTGAAGCTTCAATGCAAGATGGAGATACGGGTTTAATTTCTGTGGGCACAGGAGAAAAAATCCAAATAGATGCTTACGCAATTGCTGCGGAGTTATCTTATAAACCAGAAGGTTCAAAATGGGATTACGATCTTAAACTTGGAACAATCAGTGGCGATGATAAAAACACATCTTCGACATATGAAGGATATTTAGTTGATCGCAACTATGATATCGCACTTCTTCTCTTCAACTATCAATTGGGCTCTGGAACGGACACGATCGGTAACGAAAATTATATCGATGAAACCACAGGTGGAAAAACTAAAGTGGACGTAGGTCAGCTTTCAAACGCAATGTACTTTGCTCCGGGATTCAACTGGAAGTGGAGTGACAAGTGGGGAATGAAGGGTAGATTTACTTACGCGCAACTTTCTCAAGAAAGACAAGCGGGACAATCAAAAGACTTAGGTTATGAAATTGATTTTAGCATTTACTACCGTCCGTTTGAAAGATTTGTTGTTCAAATGGATACAGGTTACCTCATGACGGGCGATGCCTTTAAAGGCGCCGGCACTCTAGAAAATGATGATGCTTATGGAATTTTAACAAAAGCAGCGATTAGCTTCTAATCACCTTTGCACCACACCTTTGAAGTGGAGCTAATCGTGGCCTTTGTGCCCGGGGAAACCCGGGCTTTTTTTTTGCTTTTCTTCGCAAGTGATTCTAGAAACTAAAAAAGGGTGGCTGTTTAGGCCACCCTTAGGAGTTAGAAAGGAGTTGTGCATTCCTCGCACAATTTAAAAACCGAAATTAATTAGATACTAATATCCAGTGTAAGGAGTTGGTC
This region includes:
- a CDS encoding DUF507 family protein gives rise to the protein MKLSNHQLEVMVNRVFQFWKQKNIATFKVDEKVAFKRAVEVLKNEFEKEKQIELEARTMVESLEKQNPDMEPHKMFLMIKKKLAKDKGLVL
- a CDS encoding DUF507 family protein, which gives rise to MMLSDDRKSHFAHLLCDTLYDDDLVDFTEDAVALRHAKDGIDAFLNELEAIDGSVRTKILSLKRGVVEGSPEWDTMYRKYYEEEIQRKNKA